The following proteins are encoded in a genomic region of Sparus aurata chromosome 11, fSpaAur1.1, whole genome shotgun sequence:
- the c11h1orf52 gene encoding UPF0690 protein C1orf52 homolog: protein MAEEKKSGSLGFFSSYDDLSDSSDGSDSDEEGESRGKRAGTDAAGSGAHSSQQGTKRAAGGAPLPRPDELFSSVSKPAFLYNPLNKEIDWDSLTVKAPEEPAREFKPWKTNAVPPPESYAAEPEKKKGPPPGMDMAIKWSNVYEDNGEDAPKPFTGNARFLPAEEEQSDSDEESKDDLSAKKRRVETFQQKEKRKRDMGQATSDKNFVEEEKRILRQNVD, encoded by the exons ATGGCCGAAGAAAAGAAGTCAGGCTCTCTGGGTTTCTTCTCCAGCTACGACGATTTGAGCGACAGCAGCGACGGCAGCGACTCggacgaggagggagagagtcGGGGGAAGAGAGCGGGGACAGACGCTGCGGGCAGCGGAGCTCACTCCTCCCAACAAGGGACCAAGCGAGCCGCCGGTGGAGCTCCTCTGCCCAGACCTGACGAGCTGTTCAGCTCCGTGTCCAAGCCCGCCTTCCTCTACAACCCCCTGAACAAGGAGATAGACTGGGACAGTCTCACGGTCAAAGCTCCGGAAGAG CCCGCCAGAGAGTTTAAGCCATGGAAGACAAACGCTGTACCCCCACCCGAGAGCTACGCCGCAGagccagagaagaagaagggaccTCCCCCGGGCATGGACATGGCCATAAAGTGGTCCAATGTGTATGAAGACAACGGGGAAGATGCACCAAAGCCTTTCACCGGAAACGCCCGGTTCTTACCCGCGGAGGAGGAACAGTCCGACTCAG ATGAGGAATCAAAGGACGACCTGTCTGCCAAGAAGCGCCGGGTGGAGACCTTCCagcagaaggagaagaggaagagggacaTGGGACAAGCTACCTCTGACAAGAATTTCGtcgaggaggagaagaggatcCTCAGGCAAAATGTTGATTGA